The sequence TTGTGTATTATAAAAATGAGAATAAAggtaaaatgataaaacaaagtTGTGAGTTTTGATGTAATTTGCTctaaaagaagaaacaacacaatattACTTAATgcttgttattttaaaaatactttGAATGGACACTTTGATGGAATAATAGTATAGTGTTTAGTACCTTTGGCGCCCAAAAAGTTATCCTTGCATCTTTTTAAAAGATGGTTCATAAAGTTGCCATCTACTCAATCACCATCTTATGAACCAGCTAACCACTGAGGCTTTTGTGGCATTTGCAAAACTTGTATCTCAGACTAGTACCATTATGTTTGTCTCCATAGGTTTagttatttaaattgttaaaattcACCACATACTACACAAACTATGAACAATATCAATGGCCTTTGAAAATAACCCATCAGTATCCATCGCTGACAAACACCTGTACAGACCTTCCCATGCAGGGATCTCAAGATGACTACAGAACTATTTGGGTTCATTCAGTGATATAAATGGACATTATTCTTTGTCAGTGATGAAAATAAGTTTCAATCGTGTTGTCAACAGTGCATTGACTTGAGagcataaatatatttatttgccATAACTGGCAAATGCCATTTTAACCGACAAAAGACGAACTATACTTCATTGTAGACATTTGAACATGCGTTGGTGTGACCCTCTGTTCTGACTGACGGTATTTCCACCCATTGAATCTTACTGTAAATTTCAGCTTGTGTATATATACAGGCAAGTTCCTATACCTGTCAGGAGGGGGCACTATATACATTTGCAAACTTTCATATCTtcacaaacacttcacccaaaGCTCTCAACATTTCCCTGTCCGAATATTGTCATTTACAAAGTTACTGGTTTCTCTATATGTTGTTTTgatgtgtttatataaaaaaagtgcCAAATAGATCTGGCTGAATTGTATATAATGCACAAATAAAGTAAACATTATCTTTTTAAAGCCCTCTTTTAATTCTGCTTTATACCTTTATTTGTTCTCTTGTTTTTGTATCTGGCCGAGGATCGATTGAGTTCATCTTGTTAAAAATACAGTATAACTATAGAAAGCAGCAAATGttgacagaataaataaatcctcAGATTGGCTTGCTGGATTAGAATGAATACACACGTGCTTAAATGCACACacgttgtatatatatatatatgtatatatattaaagCTTTTACACATGAGCCGGTGTCTGAAGGCGGCGACACGCTGTAATGACGTCACTTACCGGATGAAGCGGTCCAAACCATCCGGAAGACGAGTCACTGTGACGGAACTCCTGTCTGCGCCGCTGCATAACGTCAGTGTTTCAGGACTGATGATGTTGATCGTGTAACTTTATCTGATGATGATGTCGATCAACAAACACACGTAGCGGCTGAGGTTGGTCGCTGCTGTGCCGAGTTCAGCTTCCTGTTGTTAGAGTCAAAGTTCATGTGAACAGCTCAGACTGGTCCAGACGCGTCATGGGCAATGGGATGAATAAGGTAAGCTCTGCTCGTGCTGCTTTACTTGTCGGTGCTGTGGtgttgtattgttgttgttgttgtttagtgGTATGttaagtgtgggtgtgtgatgcCTGCCTGACTCATCTTCGTCCATCACGTCACATGTTTTGCTCTGCCTCTCTGATCCTGACACCATGTCAACACGTTCAATGTTGCCATAATGTGTAAACAGCTCAAAACAAGACTTGTTCTGCTCCAAGCATTTTGTTTCAAACCAGTAACGGAAGCTGACAACACctgattttttttcacattgccCATAAGCAAGGCACTGATCTATCATGTGCTGTTGCTgattctgacctctgacctttgggTGAGGGGCTCAGTTAACTTGGCTTGAAGGATCAAATCAATAGATAGACACACCATTGTTCAGACATTATTTAATCATTGTGCCCACTCATGGTGATTGTGACAATGCACAATGAAACAGTTGCCCAGTCTTTTAGTACGGAATTAAAGTGAAACCATCTTTTGTGAAAACACTTGTTcagctgcattttattttgaaaccatgCACTTAAATAAGACCAGAGAAGTTAGCCTTAAACAGACTTTGCATTAGCAGATTGTCCATCTGTACTGTACTTATtagtttttctttcatgtttccatacatttttttttagacagCTGCTGCCTCATAGTGCTAGTACAAACAGAGAAGAGGTTTCTGGCACATTTCACCTACGTGTAACAAGCACAGAGGACTTTCTTTTTGAAAACACTTGTAGTAAATCATGGTTTGACTAGGTCTGGTCAATATAACCAAACATTTTCAggataaaaaaattcaaatctGTCTATATCGTTTAATATCCCAATAAATGTCACGTTATTATTTCCTACACATTGTTGCTCCTGGGTAAAGGTTGTCAATTTAAAcgtctttatgagcagagaatgatcAACAGCTAAATATTTAACAATTGTGAGGTGGAAGAGTTTTAAGACTTTATTGCCTAGGCCGATGTTGGAGACTGAGTGGTCAACACATAAATGCATTGTGTGACAATATAGGTCTATACTGTAAGTGTTGCTGGAGTTTAGACCCTCGTAGTACTACTGCCTAAGTTCTAACACTCTGATCCCTGCTCGTCACTTTGGCACTGATAATCACACATCGCTGCTTCGGGCCTTGTACGGCTGCAGCCGATGCTTCATTTGCTGGTACTTTGGTTCTTAAGCCCTAAGCCTTAAATCCAATCTGGCTCAACCCACCACCCTTTACTGCTTTCATGTGAAGTTTTTGATGCTGGATTGTGTTGAATATTTAACTTGAGAACCCAAGATGTCTGTGACTGCTGCTTCACAGGTCGTTGACGGACTCTACCTGGGGAATATAAGAGGTAAGACAAACATAATGTGACTTGATTTGGTGTTCCTATATGTGATAGAATCAGAAGAGCAGGGTCAGGCCTTCAGTCCAAAAGGGACAAGGTCACTATAATAGGGCACAAATGCATGAAGGAATGAGGGGTGGATTATAGCAACCTGAGTTATTTGGTTATTTTAAACCTTGCATTTCAAGGTTTCAATTTAAATGCTTTGCcttatacaatatttattttttacaatatgtGTTCTTTCCCTGGCTGATAACAGCACCCTCGCCCTTAATGTGGCATGTGAAGCTTTCTATCTTTAGTCCACACGAGGGCACAAGCATTTTGGTTATGAATAGTTTAAGTGACAGGAGCAAGTGACCACAGGATAAACTGTACCAAACTATGATGCAGGACAGTAAACAGCTGACTGGCCGGCCTCTGCAGCCGCCTACAACTTAACTGGTCTGAGCGAGTGGTGTGATAATCACTGAttattcttttctctcctgGTTCCAGATTCAGAGAACAGGGACAGTCTGTCGAAGAATGGAATCACCCACATCCTGTCTGTGTACAACAATGCCAAACCTGTGTTTGAGGTAAGTGGACTATCCAGGTTGGCCTGCGTATGGTGACATGCAGAGACCATGCAATCCTCTTGAATATTGTGATGTGTCCTGTCAGCCAGCAGGGGGTGGTGATGAGTTATGGTTGGAGCAGGGGATTTTTGTGGCTGAGCAGGAGaagttatttctttctttcgtttCTTTGTTGTCACTTATCTTGTGAATGTTTTGAAAAATTCAAGGAAATGTCGTGGTACAATAAGAATTAAAAGCATTCTATTCTATTGCATGTTTAGAGATGGAGAAAAGTAAAACCAGAAATAATATGAAGAATCTTTAACTATAACCTTCTTAGTTCAGACTGCCAACTACAGACACATATccatttattataaatatacatacacatgtacatatatatgaGATGACAGTGATTGGTTTCAAAGGGCTTTGCTCTCCACTGTGTATTTTGTAGAATCAACTACATGTCCTTCATTGTAGGAAAATATCTTTTACTCTGTGTTTATTAGAATTAAGTTGAACCCCAGAAAACATTGATATATTAGACGGCCACAGTGCTAACAAAAGCTGTTATCCTGTTACTATTTAGATTTAGTTAAGAGTTTGCTCCGTTGGCAAGTCTTTGAGGAACTACGGCTCACTTTAGATTTGAGTGACAGATGTTCATCTGTAAAAATAGCCAATGATTTTTGCCTGTATTATAAATGTAGGTAAGAATCACAGGTAACTGCAGGTTAAGGCTGGGTGAAATGgccaaatatttaataatttttttttcatatcagtcagtatcaataattatcacaataacaattattttagGTAGTTTGCAGACCTATATTTTTCGTCGTGaatgaaggttgtggttttaaattgtctttataAACAGAGGTAGACAAACACTTGGTAAAGGTTCTACAATATGAGGTAGTTCAATTATGTGTCATACCACCTCACTCTGCTTACACAATACATAagaaatatatcaatatatgtTGGAACTTTGACATATTGCAACTGACAAAAATTATACTGTGTTAATTATTGATATTCATTTATTGCCCGGCCTTAATTCAGATATAACATGCATGGTCTGTGTCTGGTTTCATCTGTGCTAATGTTTTTCATGTATGTTTTACAGGACATGACATATCTTTGTATTCATGCCGCAGATGCTTCCAGCGAGAACTTGTGagtaacacacacgcactcacacacacacaaacacacaccaggatTTTTAAATGTCCTAAAATGAGTCATGCAGTATGGTTTCAACACCAATACCCACCGGATTGTGTTCCCTGGGTGTGACACACGAACAAACCGTTACTAAGattatatgatttttttaaaagagtttAACAGAGAATTTACGTGAACGATTTTAAATTAACTATTAGTAGTATTAAATGAACCCTGTGAGCACTAAAAGTTTTGATTTTCTGTGTTGTGTATGTAGTACTTTTTTGTATGTAGTGTGTTTgagaaggagaagcagagaaaaagtgtgtgtttgatgattCTCTGTTCATAAGGAGGCAGACCCTGTGTTGAAAGAGGGATGAGttgcccccccccaccgccgCCCTTGCAGTGGTCACTAACATAACACATTAGTCATAGCGTGTCAATTTTGATGAAGGATATGTGACCTCACGCAAACCCTAGCTGTAGTTATTCTGGATTAAACAGTCGTCACGGACTAAAGGCACGAAACAGAACCGACATTCACCAGTTGCAGTTTTAAAGCATTAATGTCATGGTTTGAGAATCCTGTAGATGTGCATCCTCTACTGGTTGGTTAGGGTTCCTGCACTGAGGTGGGATCGTGGAGGGTGGGCATATATCCCCAATGCATTATACTCTTGTTGACAGGTGAAAAGCTGCTGTTGACGTGATACATGTTTATTGGAAGCACATTGTCCTCTCTACCATCCACAGATCCATGTCTGCAGTGCCCTGGACTGTAGAATAAGGGGATTGATCATGCTTGAAAGGGGATCATCAATTAACCTGCTTAAAACAAGTAGACAAAGTTGTGACTCTCTGCCTGGTTGAATGCAGGCTGGACACTGATTCTTGGTGTCAAAACGTTAATTTAGAACCAGTCGACCATGAACAGAACAATTAAGAATGTACCAAGTAGCTTTTAGACTATAACTGTAGagttatatatatagtgtatatgTCTATACACAAAATGTTGGGGTTTTTAGCCTAAATTTGGAGCTCTAACTCTGCAGGTTGTGACTTTGTGCTCTGCAGTCATTGTAGTCGCTGTTGCTTTAGCTTGTGAAAAAGAAAACGGAGCAGAGTGAAAGTGAATGTGATTGGAGGTTCAGCGTTTGGTTGGATATTGCTGATTGGGTTTGTTGGAGGTGTTTGACCTCCACTGTTGCAATCAAGCGTCTCTCCCTCAGGCAGCACAGGAAGGAAACTTTAGTGTGACATCTGGCTGTTGGCCCCGACCACCCAGAGCTTTAATAAACCCCTTCTGTCACAATCACTGGTCTGACTGATAGGAGTGGTGAGGCCAACTGCCGCCACACCATGCTCGCCACCACCTAGGGGCCCCTATGACCAGCTCCGATGGCCCCTCCCCTCTGTACGATCCAAAAGCAGGGATGGTCTTTCCTACAAAGCTTTTTTTTGGAGCAACTGTAGCAGTTGGAAGTTGTGTAAAAGAACTATAAATATGATGGATGTGAGGAAGTCGGGGCCATTTGTGTAGCCCACAGTTACTGCCTCAATTGGCTTTATCACTTACATATTAGTAACAATAGAGAGAAATGTTCTGAAAATGACTGTTAACCTTAGACCTTTACAAGAACAAGGACAAGCTCACAGAACCTTATTAGATTAAACAAAAGGTCCAagtcttaaaggttcagtgtgtagaattgagtgacatctagtggtggagttgcatgttgcatgaaCACCTCTCAACTCACCCTCACTtttcaaacatgacagagaacctgggGCTTCGGTTTTCATGAAAACGTCTGTATAGGTCCCGCTCCCAGCTTTAATATTACGTTTtcaaatataaagggcccattctaggatgaagaaaaaaacaattgttaaaacgagatgaaacacactagtgaaaacaacactaggattattttatattcaaattctgccaatagatccctttcacctaaaacTTACACACTAGACCTTTAATCAGCCTTAGAATCATCCTACTGATGGTCAGGCTTACAGTGGGCGATGACTCTGAGTGGCGTAACAAAGGTGAAATGGACGTGGAAGTGTGCTATGGGTTATTTGCTCTTTGTGCACACTGCACTGCATAAAGATGCACAATAATCACTTCCAAAGCTAAAGTCAGTAGAGCATACATCCTCCAAGGCTTaacagtcctcttatgaaaccacatttatataaaataccctatatctcacaatgttaaacaaagtgaaaacaaatcctggatAGACCAGTTATCCACAGCCACAGCAAATATGAATGGTTCCTCCGTGACGCACACTAGATGTCATactaagtttcatggaaatcggtcCTGCAGTGTTTGCGTAATAACGTACTTAATGATAGACTTCTTGGCCAAGGGAAGGAGATGTGCATGAGTGCAAGGACCCTGCATGTTAAAGACAATTAACTGGATGTGCTGTTGGTCAAACTAACTGTAggttattatttagttttttcctcaATTGGTCAAAACCTCAAAACTTTGTCACAAGGTAATTTTTTGGCCTATTAAACAAGTTGGCCGGAAACCTCTGTGTTAGAGATGCACGGAGGTTAAAACTGCTGAGGAGACATCTTTTGAAGAGGAGTTTGGATCTCAGGAaggagtaaaaaagaaaagtgtcaGTCAATCTATTTTGGCCCCTGTCTGTTATTCTGTCTGCTGTTGAGTAACCAGCATCTGCTCCTCAGGAGACGCTGCTATCAGCCACACAGCTCTTGATTATGCAAAACACCATCAGTGCTTCCTGACACTGCAAGAGGAGATTTGAGGAGCAGTTGCACTATGTTGTGTTAAAGATTTACATTCTGAGGATTTGTGTGATCTTGTTTCAGAAGCACCTTGTTATGTTGTTGTACAATAGAGTTTggatttaatgatttattgGCTTAGTTGGCTTGTATCTTTGAGATGGCTGTATGATGTgcataatgaaaacacacatggtCCACCTAAAGAAAGCACAAAattactgtttttaaaaaaagttagaaattattaactttttagttttgaGACACAGACTTAACGAATGCTGGCCTGAAAAAGAGGAGCACATGTACTTCCCTTGTCTGTAACTACTGTCTGTGCTCTGGTCTACCACAAACTCTCTGTTTGAGCAAACCAGACCTTTTTTCTCACATGACTAGTTGGAGTGGTGGAAAGAAAAATCACTACTCTCCGATACGTCTTTTTCTTAggacttaaaaataaaaatccgtCAAAACTACCTTTCTCATTCTGGGACTAATGTCAACATTTACCTGTAGTTTCGACAGTCAAAATCACAACTGCACATCACAGTTTCTGTAAAACTGTTTGTCAGACGAAGTTAGGGCCCCAAGGTTTCAATTCGAGGTGTTCTTTCTCAAATCCTATTATTTGTGCTCTATTTTTTACCTTTTCACCTATGACAACACTCTGCCTAGTCAAAAGAAAACTACTTCCCTGAGCCCAAAATACGGATGTTCTACTGAATTCAAAGCTTTTGTCTTTATATGCCAAACTATACACCACAGAAtcatgtgtgtgatttgttttcttttcagatcACAGCATTTTAAAAGGTGCATCAGCTTCATCCATGAATGTCgcctggatggtggatcgtgtcTCGTTCACTGGTATGTTTTTATCCAATGCTGTAACCAGCTCCTTGTTGAAAGTGTGCCAGTTCATATTGACTGTGCAAGTAAGCCTTCAGCTGTGAGAAGCATTCAGCATTCATTAACCGGTGTTAAGGACCCAGCAGCTTTATGCCGATGACCAAACTGATCCCATGTGCTGCTGTAGTCTGGCAGGTGTATCCCGCAGCACCACCATGGTGGTGGCCTACCTGATGACTGTCACAGACTGCAGCTGGGATGAGTGTCTGTCTGCAGTCAAGGCCGTTCGCTCTATTGTCGGCCCAAACTACggcttccagcagcagctgcaggagtaCCAGCAGACGCAAGTCTTAGAGGTACACATGCgataacacacagaggaacactgaCATGATGAATTCATCCACAGGCTGGGGGGGCACTTTAATATGACGTCCTCCCCGTCTGCTCCAGGTTGATGTATTCTGTGAGCAGTATTACACAAGAGAGCAGGAAGATCAGTTAGATTCACTGCGTCTTTTCatgcttgtgttttcatgatcCAACGTAGTTTGGAGTCTAGAGATACTAGTCAGGGGTTTCTCCTTATGAAGATCCTGTGGTATGGACCCACTGTCATATAGTATGAACTCACAGCTACTGCAGGACCCCTGATCACAAGAGACCAAAAAGTTTAATGTGAACTGCACAGGGATGCGACAACTTTGAAAGTTGTGTAGTCCGAACtcaaataatacaaacatttaaattaacaattttCAAACCCCAaaatttaaaacacagaaaaaaactgaaggGAAAGAGCTTAGACAACGAGCATGACATTTCGAGGGTATGATATATGTCATCCTCGGAATACACTTgactaatataataataattacatgaATGAAAAGTCTCAGACATCAGAAATTAGggcacatgcccccccccccccccccccccccccccgccagctCTACATCACTTCACTGCACAAAGGCATTTGGCTGTTACATGCTGTTTTGGTGATTTGCTGAGGAATTCACAGGATGTGTACGTCCCGCTCCACATGCAGTGCGTGGTTAACCTCTCAACCGTTAATTGCGGTTCTAAAGTTGTCATGGAATGTGAGATACCTGACAGGTGGATTGTCTCCTGtatgttttaattaatgtttgTAATTGTGTAATTACTGTCGAGGTAAATAAACTGTAGATCATTATTTCTGTGATGCCTGTGTGGAAACTGCTGAGTTTCACAGCATGATCCCAAAtgcatcagcagcagagagcatCACATCTCACATCAGGGAGATGGTTTGAAACAAAGTTGTGTATcagataatacatttataaGAACATAGCATCTGTAATTTATTTGACAAAGGTTCATATTATTAATTTGAATGATGTCGGAAGATTCAATTCTTAGATCAAAATCTGAGCACAGAGCAAGGGGTCCTAATCTTATACTTTCATTTTTTATCAGGGGGCACTTTTGTGAGGATATTTACACAAGTAGGTTTCtggtgattgacaggtgaggcGCCTTTTGGATACATAATGTTTGATCCTGCCTTATGACACTCATACATGATTTGTCTACTTCCACTTTGAAGAATGTCACCACGTATAGGAAATATTTAGTGGTTTCGTGGTTTTAGGTCCATTCTGGTTTGGAGGAGGTtttcacaaagagaaaagaTCAGGGAGTGGAATTGAGTATAT comes from Platichthys flesus chromosome 1, fPlaFle2.1, whole genome shotgun sequence and encodes:
- the dusp22a gene encoding dual specificity protein phosphatase 22-A, encoding MGNGMNKVVDGLYLGNIRDSENRDSLSKNGITHILSVYNNAKPVFEDMTYLCIHAADASSENLSQHFKRCISFIHECRLDGGSCLVHCLAGVSRSTTMVVAYLMTVTDCSWDECLSAVKAVRSIVGPNYGFQQQLQEYQQTQVLENRTWLQSGFRPSPFNDQEQVEALLSQYREQQASQRSGDDQRSINRGIAVCSLPSVADDHEGSK